Sequence from the Osmerus eperlanus chromosome 23, fOsmEpe2.1, whole genome shotgun sequence genome:
TCCTTTTTTCCGTTTTAGAAacgaattttttttttttcaaagtgGGTTTACACCGACTGTGAACATGTAGAAATCCTAAAACACGTTACAAACACACAACTGTACACCCGCGAGGCGAGGACTGGATATAACAAAAAGAAATATCCACACAAAGACTGATGAACCACATGTGAATGCAGTGTTGTAACTGTTCCCGATGTGTTTCGGATTGAGGGTCCGTCTGTATCGACTGCTAGTGGCTGGCTGCGATGAAGAAAGCTCTCTCAAGTAGAAATGTAATGAAAAGAGAAGCTACCCTTTCTTCCTCTACATCAACAAGTCGATTGTTTGGCCAAATATCTGTAAgacaggagagtgagagaccttgtaggaggagaggaacaactTTAAGAACTTCAGAAGCAACACTAATCAGAACATAGAAGGAACAAGAAAGATTTAAAAAAGGacaccaaaaaaataaaataaataaatggggAGAGTAAGAATCGAGTTCAAAAGCGGCGGCCTGTTCCAGTGCTGTTTGCGCCCGCTCGCCCTAGTGGGGAGCTTTcggctctgtctccctcctgcaTGTTTTATGGCCCGGCGCAGTGAATAATGGATGGTGCTTATTGAAAATAACACAGTGTTCAACAACAGTCAAAGCTCCACCGCCACGGCAACGAAGCGAtgacgagagagagataaagagacaacACAGTGTGACCtaagacgcccccccccccccgacaacaGGCGTtgtcagggtggggggggtcacgGTGTTGTAGTTCCGTGGAATTCTAGACATACGATCACAGTCGTGTTGTCAGGAGGCGGGTTCCGAATTTGAGGTGCACCTTGCTCTACATCTATAAACAGCTAGGCAACAGAAAGCTGGGGCGGCCATCTTTAATTGATGTTACGTTTGAAGAACGAGACCCGCTGAAAGAGGGAAAGCAGTAAATGAGGTCAAACGTGATTTAAATCAACGGACGGTGAAATGATGAAAGCGAAGCAAAATATGTTTTCAAAGACTGGGAACTGATGAACAACAGAGTGCACAAATCAAATGAAGGGTCAGACATCTACAGATTGaggttatgtatatatattatagtcaatatatataatatatatattgacGTGTATGTATGGCTCACTGCATTTAGATTCAAGACAAAAGAGACAATAAGAAAACATGGAGGTGATGACAAGAGGAATAGGAGTCAGAAAGAGgatacacattttttttttaaagacacaATTTAACGTTTCACCCCATGCCGTTTTAATAAGTTTTCACACAGCTTTGAAAAGTGTGCTTGTAGAGCTTAACCGATTCACTGATTCTCAGAGAACATGTTCAGTCAGAGCAAGGTTAACAGACTATAGGACTGGGTTCTATTGAAAGGTTATTTTCTAAGGGaagatgaaggggggggggacatcttATTTAAATAAATCCAGGAAAGTAAAGTGCTTTTGATCAAAAGTAAGGAAAGTAAATGATAGAATagaagggctggaggactggggtaAAGGTCGTCATGATGGAGAAACAAGTTGGCTTTGATAAATAATAAAACTCATTAAAAGCACTGGTATGCGAGtgattgaaaaatgtatatgccAAAAAAGCttactgtgtgagtgagtgttatgAATGAATAGCTGACCCACCAGAAGAAAATTATCCAATCTGTAGGAAAACTGAAAAGGATTGATATGACCAGTTTGTTTACAAACGCCGCCACAAACGAGTCTGGTGGTACACCAAACCATAGTGAGCAGCATTCATTTttcaaaaggggggggggggggggggcggtgtatGTACACAGTTAAACGGTCACACATCCTCTGATCGCCTGCAAGCCATAAGCCCTTTAGTTGTTTCAAAACGTTCCGAGAATATCTTCAATGGGGGGGTTGTCATGGCGACGGACGGCGTGGGTTGGCTCTTGGCCAATCGGTATCTGTCCGTATTGCGGGATGGTGCGTGAACGGTAAATTACGGGTTAATCTGGGGATGATGGGTGGGAAGaccaaggtcagaggtcaaatctCTTCAGGTTGACCTAAATTTGCTTCATGTGATTGGAACACAAGGGTTACAGCATTGTGGCTTGACAAACCGCCCCCCAGACAGTGATAAGGACTGGTCCTAACCAACATTCTGAACGAACCTCTGCTTTCTACAACTTCGGCTTGGATTTGATCTAGGAGTTGCTGGTAGCACAAGTTCTGAGTTTGTCCAAACAAAAGCAAATAAAAGAATTTACAGAAACAGTGTTTGACAACACTGATTGATTAGCTTAAAAAATGCTTCAGTGCATAAACCTGATAATTTACAAAGCAATGTCTGATTACAATTCCTGTGTTTTTATGAAATTACTTCTGCTTTTTGACTGGCTCAACAGGGTCTAAAATGTCAGGTTTGcgtgatatatattttttactaaACAACAAATGGAAGcatagagaaagaaaaaacaacatCACAAAACACACGGGACAGAGTGGGTCATCATTAAAACCACTGTAGTGTTAAGAAAAATACCTGTTCTGGAgaaatcacgcacacacacgcacaatcgtCATTTTTCTAAATTCAcaagcaatttttttttttgtgtgtgtgacttacaccacaacacacacaccacccgccCCCCAATGTCCTGTCTTTGCCATTTTGTGGCAGTAGCTGGAGATGGCGAGGACAAGGTGGCAGTGACCCAAAATGGCCGCTCAAACTGAGTTCGGTAGTCCTTTTTCCTCTTCGTTCCCACATACTAGTAGGTAGGGTCCATCTTCTCCCCCTTTgtccaccctgtgtgtgtgtgttggaggtgggtCAGGTCAGGAGATTTTGGCACACACCAAGCTCCTCCCCCCGACTGGCTCGCCACATTCCTTAGGAAACCGTCTTCTTCCCTCCGATGTCCTGCTCCTTCCTGTCCAAGCGGGAGTACGGCTCGAACGCCGACGAGCCGCAGCCGTACACCGACGTCAGTTCGTGGTGAGCGCCGCCCAGCAGCGGcatggagaagcagagggagcGCGGCGGCACGCCCAGCCTCGCCGAGGAGGTGTTCCCTCCGAGCGACGGCAAAGACAACCCGAACGTTGCCGCGGACACGGAACAGGGAGGGGTGCTGCTGCTCAGTCCCGGCGAGGAGGAGCTCCCGGGACTGACCAATAGGGGGCCGCCGTTCCCGTGGTGGGCCGGTCCGAGGAGCGGGTTGGGGGCCGGGGCGGAGAGAAGGCGGCCCTGCTCGAGGAGGCGGAGGATGTTGCAGGTGGCGAGCGActcggaggacgaggaggagcgcTTGTCCGAGTCCTTGGTGGTGTCCTTCTTCTGCTTGGTGCGGCGGTTCTGGAACCACACCTTCAcctgggggaaaagagagatcgagagacacagagagaagttaGATTGTGACGTTGTTGGTTCATAAGGAAGCGGAAGAAAGAAAGTTTTGGGTCGTGGTCAAGCACATCCGACATCAGGACCAACACCACACGAGTACAACACTGGTCATTGGTTTAACGCTTCCGTTTTTATGCAGGACGTTTAACTCTGATTGGGTACCATCATTCCCTACTGTGCTGATAGGCTAGTGGGAGCAGAGTAGACCATATGCAATCAGAAACGAGGTTCTTGAGGGAGCACTCGTTTTGATACACGGAGCCACCCAGGTGGGTGGGAGCAATGAGTAgatcacacacccccccccccgacccactCTAAACGATAAAACATGCAGAAGATCCTG
This genomic interval carries:
- the vax2 gene encoding ventral anterior homeobox 2, with amino-acid sequence MFDQATSMGDGIAEDRNDHCGSNTLCPDRMEPKCRTEIGSRSPVQSIADTPGTSASTPTSSSEDGHDKLLGVDPDYCRRILVRDAKGTIREIVLPKGLDLDRPKRTRTSFTAEQLYRLELEFQRCQYVVGRERTELARQLNLSETQVKVWFQNRRTKQKKDTTKDSDKRSSSSSESLATCNILRLLEQGRLLSAPAPNPLLGPAHHGNGGPLLVSPGSSSSPGLSSSTPPCSVSAATFGLSLPSLGGNTSSARLGVPPRSLCFSMPLLGGAHHELTSVYGCGSSAFEPYSRLDRKEQDIGGKKTVS